A region of Phytohabitans rumicis DNA encodes the following proteins:
- a CDS encoding ABC transporter ATP-binding protein has product MSALEFQDVTVRFGGHPAVDGVSLTVPAGTTVGLVGESGSGKSTLAAAAVGLHRVAGGRVLLDGADVTRVRGRRPVQLVFQDPYSSLDPRMPVGASIAEALPGRRPRGARDGRVCRLLELVHLDPDVRRALPRALSGGQRQRVALARALAAEPAVVIADEITSALDVSVQGSVLNLIRELQRDLGLTILFISHNLAVVRYVSDEIAVMAGGRLVEHGPAAQVLTAPAHAHTRALLDAVPKLRSS; this is encoded by the coding sequence ATGAGCGCGCTCGAATTCCAGGACGTGACGGTGCGCTTCGGCGGCCACCCGGCGGTGGACGGAGTCAGCCTCACCGTGCCCGCCGGCACCACCGTCGGGCTGGTCGGCGAGTCCGGCTCCGGCAAGTCCACATTGGCCGCCGCCGCGGTGGGCCTGCACCGGGTGGCCGGCGGGCGGGTGCTGCTGGACGGCGCCGATGTCACCCGGGTGCGCGGCCGGCGCCCCGTACAGCTGGTCTTCCAGGACCCGTACTCGTCGCTGGACCCGCGGATGCCGGTCGGCGCGTCGATCGCCGAGGCCCTGCCGGGCCGCCGCCCGCGCGGCGCCCGGGACGGCCGGGTGTGCCGCCTGCTGGAGCTCGTCCACCTCGACCCGGACGTCCGGCGGGCGCTGCCCCGCGCGCTGTCCGGCGGCCAGCGGCAGCGGGTGGCGCTGGCCCGGGCCCTCGCCGCCGAGCCCGCGGTGGTGATCGCCGACGAGATCACCTCGGCGCTCGACGTGTCCGTGCAGGGCTCGGTGCTCAACCTGATCCGCGAGCTGCAGCGCGACCTGGGCCTGACGATCCTGTTCATCTCGCACAACCTGGCCGTGGTCCGGTACGTCAGCGACGAGATCGCGGTGATGGCCGGCGGGCGGCTCGTCGAGCACGGGCCGGCCGCCCAGGTGCTCACCGCACCGGCCCACGCGCACACCCGGGCGCTGCTGGACGCGGTGCCGAAGCTGCGCTCGTCATAG
- a CDS encoding dipeptide/oligopeptide/nickel ABC transporter permease/ATP-binding protein — protein sequence MRAPRTPLGLAAALATAALFALVVAGPLVWGDAAARDSVVDRLQPPSAAHPFGTDEVGRDVLARVLTATRLSVLLAVLATLLAVALGLLLGALPSVLGRRSGRFVAAAINVLVAFPGLLLALFFAIVWGAGARGAVLAIGLAGAPVFARLTQTLAASVAGQDYIAAARVVGVGRTRILFRHVLPNIAEPLIVNATIGAGGALLAFAGLSFLGLGIQPPGYDWGRLLNEGLDRIYVNPAAALAPGLAVVLAGLTFNLLGEALAAAVGRRTARVPPASAPQRAAARPAAPSEQTVLRVRGLRVSFPAPDGGWVTPVDGVDFDVRPGEAVGVVGESGSGKSLTAMACAGLIERPGRVEADRLEFLGHDLDRAPRSLLGTCLAVVFQDPMTSLNPALRVGRQLAEVAEVHQGLSRRAALARAVDRLRAVRIADPERRARQHPHELSGGMRQRAMIGAGLMGTPRLIVADEPTTALDVTVQKQVLELLARARADAGAAILFISHDIAVVSGLCDRVLVMYGGTVVEDLTVERLLSGPAHPYTRALLASVPHLDTDRDRPLATIPGRPPDPARRPPGCAFAPRCDRADERCATDRPPLTVHSGQHKVACWNAS from the coding sequence ATGCGGGCGCCGCGTACCCCGCTCGGACTCGCCGCCGCCCTCGCCACGGCCGCGCTGTTCGCCCTGGTGGTCGCAGGCCCGCTCGTGTGGGGCGACGCGGCGGCCCGGGACTCGGTCGTCGACCGGCTCCAGCCGCCCAGTGCCGCCCACCCGTTCGGCACCGACGAGGTGGGCCGGGACGTGCTCGCCCGGGTGCTCACCGCGACCCGCCTGTCGGTGCTGCTGGCGGTGCTGGCCACCCTGCTCGCGGTGGCGCTGGGCCTGCTGCTCGGCGCGCTGCCGTCGGTGCTCGGCCGGCGTTCCGGGCGGTTCGTCGCCGCCGCCATCAACGTGCTGGTCGCGTTCCCCGGGCTGCTGCTGGCGCTGTTCTTCGCGATCGTCTGGGGCGCCGGCGCGCGCGGCGCGGTGCTCGCGATCGGGTTGGCCGGCGCGCCGGTGTTCGCCCGGCTCACCCAGACCCTGGCCGCCTCGGTCGCCGGGCAGGACTACATCGCCGCGGCCCGGGTCGTCGGCGTCGGCCGGACCCGGATCCTCTTCCGCCACGTGCTGCCGAACATCGCCGAGCCGCTGATCGTCAACGCCACCATCGGCGCCGGCGGCGCGCTGCTCGCGTTCGCCGGCCTGTCCTTCCTGGGCCTGGGCATCCAGCCGCCCGGCTACGACTGGGGCCGGCTGCTCAACGAGGGCCTGGACCGCATCTACGTCAACCCGGCCGCCGCGCTGGCGCCGGGCCTCGCGGTGGTGCTCGCCGGCCTCACGTTCAACCTGCTGGGGGAGGCGCTCGCGGCCGCGGTGGGGCGCCGCACCGCACGCGTACCCCCGGCGTCCGCGCCGCAGCGCGCCGCGGCCCGGCCGGCGGCGCCGTCCGAGCAGACCGTTCTGCGGGTACGCGGGCTGCGCGTCTCCTTTCCGGCCCCCGATGGCGGCTGGGTGACCCCGGTCGACGGGGTGGACTTCGACGTACGCCCCGGCGAGGCGGTCGGCGTTGTCGGCGAGTCCGGTTCGGGCAAGAGCCTCACGGCGATGGCGTGCGCCGGCCTCATCGAGCGGCCCGGCCGGGTCGAGGCCGACCGGCTGGAATTCCTCGGCCACGACCTCGACCGGGCGCCCCGCTCGCTGCTGGGCACCTGCCTCGCCGTGGTCTTCCAGGACCCGATGACCTCCCTCAACCCGGCCCTGCGGGTGGGCCGCCAGCTCGCCGAGGTGGCCGAGGTGCACCAGGGGCTGTCCCGGCGGGCGGCGCTGGCCCGTGCGGTGGACCGGTTGCGTGCGGTGCGCATCGCCGACCCGGAGCGGCGGGCCCGCCAGCATCCGCACGAGCTGTCCGGCGGCATGCGGCAGCGCGCGATGATCGGCGCCGGGCTGATGGGCACGCCGCGCCTCATCGTCGCCGACGAGCCGACCACCGCCCTGGACGTGACCGTGCAGAAGCAGGTGCTGGAGCTGCTCGCCCGGGCCCGCGCGGACGCCGGCGCCGCGATCCTGTTCATCTCGCACGACATCGCGGTGGTGTCCGGCCTGTGCGATCGGGTGCTGGTCATGTACGGCGGCACCGTGGTCGAGGACCTGACCGTCGAGCGGCTGCTGTCCGGGCCGGCGCATCCGTACACCCGGGCGCTGCTCGCGTCGGTGCCGCACCTGGACACCGACCGCGACCGTCCACTCGCGACGATCCCGGGCCGGCCGCCGGATCCGGCCCGCCGGCCCCCGGGGTGCGCGTTCGCGCCCCGCTGCGACCGGGCCGACGAGCGCTGCGCCACCGACCGTCCACCATTGACCGTCCACAGTGGGCAGCACAAGGTCGCCTGCTGGAACGCGTCATGA